In one Arachis duranensis cultivar V14167 chromosome 9, aradu.V14167.gnm2.J7QH, whole genome shotgun sequence genomic region, the following are encoded:
- the LOC107463868 gene encoding uncharacterized protein LOC107463868: protein MTLMELQNGLCKSMENSKLMRVSRILYRNPIVVFGGLIQFDPMPITDEASMQNMFQIHRQTQMRRPQTEVYVEFETVEAVADQNDIDIHDDRDAVYEGMNSDSEEDFEATYEAGDEDEDGDVGVEAAAENVVVRPSSNQPMDVPPFMRVADAEDGEFRIGMKYSSRKLVVAAIRSFTISKGVDYEVYESEPQTFYAKCKMYGRRCDWLIRASLIRKKGCWEIRRYNGRHTCTIGTISQDHSKLDSDTIAEAIRLLVKIDPSIKVKSIIAEV, encoded by the exons ATGACGTTAATGGAGCTGCAGAACGGCCTCTGTAAAAGCATGGAGAACAGTAAGTTAATGAGAGTGAGCAGAATTCTGTACCGGAATCCGATTGTAGTTTTTGGTGGTCTAATACAGTTTGATCCCATGCCGATCACTGATGAAGCGAGTATGCAGAACATGTTTCAAATTCACCGGCAGACTCAGATGCGACGCCCACAGACTGAGGTGTACGTTGAGTTTGAAACTGTAGAGGCAGTGGCGGATCAGAATGATATAGATATACATGATGATAGAGATGCAGTGTACGAAGGAATGAATAGTGACAGCGAAGAGGACTTCGAAGCCACTTATGAGGCTGGCGACGAAGATGAGGATGGCGATGTGGGAGTTGAGGCAGCAGCAGAGAATGTAGTGGTTCGTCCGTCGAGCAATCAACCGATGGACGTTCCACCTTTTATGC GCGTTGCCGATGCTGAGGACGGGGAGTTCCGGATTGGAATGAAATACAGTTCTAGAAAGTTGGTCGTCGCAGCAATTAGAAGTTTCACTATATCTAAAGGAGTTGACTATGAGGTGTATGAGTCTGAGCCACAGACGTTCTATGCAAAATGCAAGATGTACGGGCGTCGATGTGACTGGCTTATCCGAGCTAGCTTGATACGGAAAAAAGGTTGTTGGGAGATACGAAGATATAACGGTAGGCACACGTGCACGATCGGAACGATTTCACAAGATCATTCCAAGTTGGACTCAGATACAATTGCTGAGGCTATAAGGCTATTGGTCAAGATAGACCCGTCTATCAAGGTGAAATCTATAATTGCGGAAGTCTAG
- the LOC107463867 gene encoding protein MAIN-LIKE 1-like, whose amino-acid sequence MLAALVERWRPETHTFVLPIGEVTVTLEDVAHIFGLPIDREPVSGWTDSSSEFVQSQGIAIFGRKPSVSHNAKSYIKLGWVRCIRDAEPLDTEESIKRYIRCQIFYLLGSTLLTDKSTAYAHAKYLPLLRVFDRIHTYSWGSVCLTHLYRTLCRASRYDTKEMDVPLNLLFVWA is encoded by the coding sequence ATGTTAGCTGCTCTGGTTGAAAGGTGGAGGCCTGAAACTCACACCTTTGTATTGCCGATCGGTGAGGTTACAGTGACATTAGAGGATGTCGCTCATATATTCGGCCTACCCATTGATAGAGAGCCTGTCAGTGGATGGACAGATAGTAGTAGCGAGTTCGTTCAAAGTCAGGGCATAGCGATATTCGGTCGTAAGCCATCAGTCAGTCATAATGCGAAGTCCTATATAAAGCTGGGTTGGGTTCGATGTATCAGAGACGCAGAGCCGTTGGACACTGAGGAGTCCATCAAGAGATACATCAGATGTCAAATCTTCTATTTGTTAGGGTCGACCCTACTCACGGACAAGTCGACCGCATATGCCCATGCGAAATATCTACCATTGCTTCGCGTTTTCGATCGGATCCATACTTATAGTTGGGGGTCAGTATGTCTCACACATCTTTACAGAACATTATGCCGTGCATCACGATATGATACAAAGGAGATGGATGTCCCTCTGAATCTGTTGTTTGTTTGGGCATGA